From a region of the Pleuronectes platessa chromosome 22, fPlePla1.1, whole genome shotgun sequence genome:
- the lsm8 gene encoding LSM8 homolog, U6 small nuclear RNA associated — protein MSTALESYINRTVAIVTSDGRMIVGTLKGFDQTINLILDESHERVFSSSQGVEQVVLGLYIVRGDNVAVIGEIDEEHDSTLDLGNIRAEPLNSVAH, from the exons ATGTCCACCGCCCTGGAGAGCTACATCAACC GCACCGTGGCCATCGTCACCTCCGACGGGAGAATGATTGTG gGCACCCTGAAGGGCTTCGATCAGACCATCAACCTGATCCTGGATGAGAGTCATGAGCGCGTGTTCAGCTCCAGTCAGGGTGTGGAGCAGGTGGTTCTGGGACTTTACATCGTCCGAGGAGACAACGT AGCTGTGATCGGAGAAATCGATGAAGAGCACGACTCCACTCTGGATTtaggaaacatcagagctgaGCCGCTCAACTCAGTCGCCCACTGA